Below is a genomic region from Brassica rapa cultivar Chiifu-401-42 chromosome A08, CAAS_Brap_v3.01, whole genome shotgun sequence.
AGTGTGATTAAAGAGGATCGACTCCAATCATACATTGCAAGAGGACATCCATTATGATTAAAGCACCTTTTTGGCTAGTTTTGTCTCTTGTTTATATGTTAAGATTGTTTTTGATTCTTGTATCTTTTAGTCTGCTCTCTGGCTTATATATCATGCTCTATAATCTCATGTTATTAATGTGATTATCTAGATACATATTACAATCACAGTTCATGCTATCTGGATGGAAAGAAACCGAAGAAGACACAATGAGCTTCCATCCCCAAGTGAGGTCTTGATTAAGAAATTGGACAAGAATATGAGAAACAGATTCACCATTTTGCAAAGAAGAGGAGATAAGGAGTTGGCTGGAGGAATGATGTTTTGGTTTGGCTCTAGATAGTCTTGGGATATTCTTGAGTCAAAAGGAGAATGAGTTCATAGATTGAATAGGGGAGGATAGTTCATAATTTTCAGTTTTGGTCACACATGATGCAGTAAaacagtcttttttttttaattaaatttaacattcaattaaaaaaaaaaaagataatcacAATACTTAATTACTCAATAAACAGAACTATCTCATTTTGTTTGGATCAAATTCATATACATAGACACATATCAGTTGATAAACACATGAATGATGAGGACTTCATTGGCTTTTTAATGTTCATTCATTATTTTCCTTTGGTTACTCTCTCAGCCTTTTCCCGTTTCATctagaaagtaaaaaaaaaaaacaaagcccCAAACATTGACACTCTTGGAGACGAAGACTTGCACAATACGGCAACTCCAGTCCATCAGATCATCGTGACCTTCTTCGATGAGGACACGTGGTGGCAGTATCCCTAGTAGTGGCAGCCAGTGGTGTCTTTTTTTGTCTCTCCCACATGTTGAATAGTTTTAAAAAGTCGCCtagaagaaattttttttttttttcttcaaacggctattctattactcaaaatTGAGGtggcttgaggtggtctggggaACCATGGATAATGATTGATAGCATTCGGTTTAACAAACATATACTAAATTTGTTAACGACTTCATTACTGATATAGCATAAGGTTTTCataagataacaaacgagttacACAACTAGCATAAGGTTTTCATGATACTCTCAACTTATTACATACCATATTGTTCTCTAGATATACTTGCTTATCAAGATCCTAAGATCTTGTTTTTACTTGAACAAGCGAGGCACAATGAAGTCCACAAGCAGATGCGTTGGCTCGACGCTCTGAGACTCGTCGGCATGATGCTGTAGTAACATAATGATACGATTCAAAGCCACTTTCATAAGTGAAGTCCTCTTCTTGTAGCATATCTTCACAGTCGCAACTTCAACACCATTGACCTTATCCACTCCACCTATGATCACGTCTCTAAGTCCCACGTATCGTGTTTCAGCACCTGCCAGGCCTTGGTAAACTCCCTGCCACGCAATAAGAGAAAGCAATTCAACAAGAGTAGATCAATATATTTTATGAGTACATCTTCTCCGACACGATCAATATCCGGACTGAAGACATGGAGTTTTGCACCTACGGGTCCATGCTTTAACAACTTAAGTGCGTCTTCAAGTTTCTTGACCTCGATCACTTCTCCTTTCATGGGAACGCGAGGCATGAGAGAAGCATATGGGGGAACCTTGGACACACATCCCAAGTGTGCCCAATGCTGTCTCCTCGGTATCCCTTCCTTGAAAGCGCACTCGAGGCAGTCCTTGACAGTTATCTTGGAGCGTCGCTGCTGTTGTTTCGCCATTTCTTCCAGATCGGCCTCGGTCTTGGGAGAAGCAACGTCCACCAAATGCTCAAGACAGTCCGCAATAGTAAACGTGGAGCGTGGTGGACCCTGCTGCACTGGTTCCTTCACGACAAGAGCGTTGTCCACCAAGTACTGAGCTGAGTACTCAGTAAACTCACTGTCCCGCTTAAGGATAAGCCTCGCAGAGCTGATCAGATTAGCTGCTACCGTAGCGGCTCTCTCAGCAGAATCTACAAGACAAAGAAACCAAACCATAAATGAGTTCCCAAAATGCATCAATCTATATAGTAATTAGTATCAGGCAAAACCCAAATCAAAGTTACCATCCTCTTCTTTGGCAGCAGCTGCTCGTTGGCAATCAGGATGACAGCGTGAAGACATCTTCTTCAATGACTTAACCCtgtacaaataataaaaaaatgttccATGACCATCACAATCCACAAATACCATATATAATGAAacattagagagagagagaggtcaaCATAACATCAGAACGAGACCTAAGGAACAAGCGGAAACATGATAGCAAGGGAACACTAAGCCGAAGGAAATATTCAGATCCAAGAAACCCTAAGCGTAGATCAAAGTTGAGCTTTGTTCACTAGTTGCACGGGGAAGGCAAAGTCACAAACAAGCAGTATCCATGGATAAAACAGAGCAAGATACACGAAGAAGACAAAGAGAGAAACAAGTATGAAAGAAAGAGGAGAGGAGAGAGCTACCTGAGACGGAGAGAGTCGACGGCAAAAGGAGAGAAGAACTCGCAAGTAGCTTGCGTAGAGAGTTTAATTTATAGAACGTTCTAAAttaagtgtttatatatatacacaagtaTAGTTTTGTGATGAAACTATACATAGtataaaatatctatactattaaagcaaaatCTATAATAGGATTCTGCCCATACTTTTTAGAATTATTTACAATGGTGTAtcatttctatttaaaattttcattaatatttaaaattgatcagattttctcttttattttctggACTTAATTGATTAAACTTCCTTTTTATAGTTTAGTCATCAAATACTATATATTCAGTACAAAACGTGGACCATCATATTATTATGCATTAGTAAAATTTGGTTCCATTTTTAAACTTTTGTTTTCATTATTAActactatatattatttacttttaaaaataattattaaaaacaaaacattaagctataatattacaaattcaCGTCAAAAAggctaaaaaaataatttgaaacatcaaaatacAAAATTGGTCAATTAAATACTTCATACTCAAATATTTAATGTAAATATTAacttaaaatatacatttatttagataaaagtttttattttaaaaacataatcttTGTTTTGAAAGCACGGATCAAAAAATCTAGTACACAGATTAAAGAACAAGTCACCCATTTTTAAGCAATAATCTCATTACTTTAAGTCTAGTAATgtaaaataaacataaacaaTTTGTTCTCCATATTGTtacttattttctttctttgttgatTTCTGTATTTTCCTTGTGTTCCTTTTGTGCCAACATCTTGCTTTTGATTAGTTTAATGAGAAAGTGTATCCCAAAAAAATTTGTCACATGGAACTACTAAACGTACACCTTTGCATGTTCTATGGTATCTCCGatttattaaatagttttataagaAAGTAGAATGCAATTAACGAGGGGTGTTGAATGGAATCATGTGTAACAAACTGATATAAAATCACAAACTTCTTTACTGATAGCATAAGAGTCTCCTAGAACAAGGCTTTAAGCCTTTAAACATCAAACAAGTCACACAAGAACTACTAGCATAAGGTTTTCATGATTACTTCACTTATTACATACCATATTGTTTTCTCTAGATCAATACTTACCACAAGATCATCTTAAGACCTTGTGTTTACTTGAATATGCGAGGGACGACGAAGTCAACGAGAAGACCCGACGGCTCAATGGTCTGAGACTCGTCTCCTTCATCCGCTAGTGTGGTAACCATGCGAGTCAAAGACACTTTGAAGATCGAAGTCCTCTTCTTGTAGCAAATCTGCACATTCATAACATCATCTCCCTCGAACTTCTCCTCTCCACAAAGGATCACGTCTCTTAGTCCCACGTAACGTGATTCACCAACAGCACCTGATGGACCAACGTAAACTCCCTGCCACACAATTAAGAAACAAAGATTAGAATCAAAACTTTAATTATCAACTaatcagagaaagagagaggtaCAGGTACCAGGTACTGTACATTTCCAACATGATCAATCTCAGGACTGAACACAAGAAGCTTCGCTGCTATCGGATGACGCTTCATCAACTTAATCGCGTCCTCGAGCTTCTTAACCTCAATCACTTTCCCTTTCATGGGCACACGAGGCATGAAAGAAGCAAACGCAGGAACAGGGGAGACACATCCCAAATGCGCCCAGCTCTCTCTCTTCGGTATCCCTTCCTTGAAAGCGCACTCGAGGCAGTCCTTGACAGTGATCTTGGCGCGTCGCTTCTGttgcttctccatctcttcaaGCTCGGCCTCGGTCTTGGGAGAAGCCATGTTCACCAGATACTCGAGACAGTCCTCGACGGTCAACGTGAAGCTGTGTGGACTCTGCCCCGGTTTCTCCTCGAGGAGAGCGTTGTCCACCAGGAACTGAGCCGAGTACTCGGTCATCTCAGGGTCAAGCTTGAGTGCGTGCCTCGTAGCGCTGATCAGGTTGGCTGCTACCGTGGCAGCTCTCTCAGCTGAATCTACACGACagaaaacaaaccaaaccaaacataaCTATTGATCACGCAAAAAACCAGATCAAAGTTAGTCATTTGAAGTTACCATGCTCTTCTTTGGAAGCCATTGATCGCTGGCAGTCGGGATGACACTCGTGAGACATCTTCTGCAACTGACTTAATCTCTGCACAAACACGAAACTTGCAGACCAAAAAGATGTTACATTACACATTCTCGAAGTAGAGCGAATCAAGAGAGTGTTAAAGACTGTTGCTTTCAATCAGATTCAAGCACAAGAGACATATAAAGCAACATCAAAGAGAGACTAGCAGATAACACAAAGAAGTTATATAAAGCAACGTCAGGGAGAGAGACGAACAGCAAGCGAAGACATGGTTTCAGGTTCGGTTTATGCATAAAGATTGCAACTTTCAGGGAGAAAAGCATCAAAAGAGCAGCTTTAGACTAAGACAGAGTAGCATGACGACAAAGAATCACTAGACCGGAAGATGACTTCAGATCTaagaaacaataaataaaacCCTAAAGTGTAGATCAAAGTTCAGCATTGTTGCTTCATAATCAGGTCAGACATTCACAGACACCATCAGAAGAACACAAAGACAACAGCTAACTAGCAAAGCGGAAACATGGTTTCAAGCTCGAAGCTTGCATAAAGATAGCTACTTTCCGAGAAAACAATCGGCAAGAAAGAAACTTTAGAGTTTCCTAGAGTAACATGATAGTAAAGGAACACTAAACTGAAAGAAAGATTCAGAtccaagacaaaaaaaaaaatgaaaccctAAACGTAGATATCAAAGTTCAGCTTTTGTTCATTAGTTGCACGGGAGAGGCAAAGTTACAAAGCAGAATCAATGGAGAAACGAAAGCAAGATAAGCGAGAACAAACAGAGAGACGGCTATGAAAGAGGGAGGAGAAAGCTACCTGAGaaggagaggagaggagagtGACACTCGCAAGAAGCTTGCGTAGTGATTTATAGAAAGTTCTAGAAACCTACTCAGACTAACGGTGACGTAAACGGCGTCGGATTGCTACTTAATTTAACGAAGCCGTTTTGTGAATGCCTTTTCCTTCTTTTCTCATTGATCAACGAGAGACTTCCAAGTGGTAAGGTTAAACGACATCGTAGGCAGCCTAAAGCAGGaatcctttatatactaaagtgCAAGTCGTCTGGCGAATCAAACACTGACACGtggcaaaaaaatttaaaaatcaattaaaatttttgctaaagcaaaaaaacACAATGCAAACCCACGTATTCCACTTTCTGTTCATGGAAGTTACAACATTCGATTTAATAACTGTTTATGTTTTTTAgtcaaaaaattgttttttatcaaagaaaaaaaaactgtttataTCTTCTTCATCACAAAAAAGGTATCCATCTGTCTATTTTCTTCACACGTTTCCAATTATGTTTTCAAATCTCTATTATTAAATTGTCTCTGACACATTTGTAACAAGTGCAAACTTCATTTTAACGTCCCTGTTGGTCTCACTGCAAAGTTTCAACAATGAAGATTCCAAATCCTAATAGAAGAACCAGGGAGAATGAGACACCAACCTCATAAGTCAACCACAATCTATGGCAAAggtaaatgattttattttcataatcaaattcaaataaatttaaaattgtgCAGAAACTAATCGTGCATTTTTCAATGTGCTATAGAAAGCAAACTTGCAAATTCTACCAACATAGTTCTTCGACATGctctattttcaaaaaaaaaaaaacatgctcCAATATGCATGGAAAGCAACAGTTATGCGAAAATTACAAAGGGTATGTAAATTAATTTTGTGtcattgtatttttaattaacgTAAATCAACTAATTTGTATGTTTGGTTTCAGCAACCAATATGAATATTCAAGATCCGGAAAAGAATATAAACGCAGCAGCATTCAAGTTGCAATACTGAGAGACAAAATGCAGTTTATTGCATTTGTaaacaattttatattaaaagcatcatatcctttatatactaaagtgCAAGTCGTCTGGCGAATCAAACACTGACACGtggcaaaaaaatttaaaaatcaattaaaatttttgctaaagcaaaaaaacACAATGCAAACCCACGTATTCCACTTTCTGTTCATGGAAGTTACAACATTCGATTTAATAACTGTTTATGTTTTTTAgtcaaaaaattgtttttttatcaaagaaaaaaaaaactgtttataTCTTCTT
It encodes:
- the LOC103834660 gene encoding protein HEAT-INDUCED TAS1 TARGET 4 isoform X2 — protein: MSSRCHPDCQRAAAAKEEDDSAERAATVAANLISSARLILKRDSEFTEYSAQYLVDNALVVKEPVQQGPPRSTFTIADCLEHLVDVASPKTEADLEEMAKQQQRRSKITVKDCLECAFKEGIPRRQHWAHLGCVSKVPPYASLMPRVPMKGEVIEVKKLEDALKLLKHGPVGAKLHVFSPDIDRVGEDGVYQGLAGAETRYVGLRDVIIGGVDKVNGVEVATVKICYKKRTSLMKVALNRIIMLLQHHADESQSVEPTHLLVDFIVPRLFK
- the LOC103834660 gene encoding protein HEAT-INDUCED TAS1 TARGET 4 isoform X4, whose amino-acid sequence is MSSRCHPDCQRAAAAKEEDDSAERAATVAANLISSARLILKRDSEFTEYSAQYLVDNALVVKEPVQQGPPRSTFTIADCLEHLVDVASPKTEADLEEMAKQQQRRSKITVKDCLECAFKEGIPRRQHWAHLGCVSKVPPYASLMPRVPMKGEVIEVKKLEDALKLLKHGPGVYQGLAGAETRYVGLRDVIIGGVDKVNGVEVATVKICYKKRTSLMKVALNRIIMLLQHHADESQSVEPTHLLVDFIVPRLFK
- the LOC103834661 gene encoding protein HEAT-INDUCED TAS1 TARGET 4 isoform X1, whose product is MSHECHPDCQRSMASKEEHDSAERAATVAANLISATRHALKLDPEMTEYSAQFLVDNALLEEKPGQSPHSFTLTVEDCLEYLVNMASPKTEAELEEMEKQQKRRAKITVKDCLECAFKEGIPKRESWAHLGCVSPVPAFASFMPRVPMKGKVIEVKKLEDAIKLMKRHPIAAKLLVFSPEIDHVGNVQYLGVYVGPSGAVGESRYVGLRDVILCGEEKFEGDDVMNVQICYKKRTSIFKVSLTRMVTTLADEGDESQTIEPSGLLVDFVVPRIFK
- the LOC103834661 gene encoding protein HEAT-INDUCED TAS1 TARGET 4 isoform X2: MSHECHPDCQRSMASKEEHDSAERAATVAANLISATRHALKLDPEMTEYSAQFLVDNALLEEKPGQSPHSFTLTVEDCLEYLVNMASPKTEAELEEMEKQQKRRAKITVKDCLECAFKEGIPKRESWAHLGCVSPVPAFASFMPRVPMKGKVIEVKKLEDAIKLMKRHPIAAKLLVFSPEIDHVGNGVYVGPSGAVGESRYVGLRDVILCGEEKFEGDDVMNVQICYKKRTSIFKVSLTRMVTTLADEGDESQTIEPSGLLVDFVVPRIFK